A stretch of the Saccharolobus caldissimus genome encodes the following:
- a CDS encoding phosphoribosyltransferase family protein: MLKNIQQIKERELRLRLLSVDILKELKNIYTYKELSELLNIQESLICRYVNGRTIPSERQALDIVNKIRNKDFLYNFFISKIKIYEDDYIDVSQLLFYPTLLKLLLEMYLIRINKLQEITKVVGIASNGLPFATIVSSILEKPLIISKKHKDSTQIPYIEENIRESNGIISSIYLREDYISKKDRILIVDDVVRSGKTLFSLYNLITKANSIVLGALIIATNTEEWRKKFIDKDINIVVLFKL; encoded by the coding sequence ATGTTAAAAAATATACAACAAATCAAAGAAAGAGAATTAAGACTTAGGCTATTAAGTGTAGATATTTTGAAGGAATTAAAAAATATATATACATATAAAGAATTATCCGAATTGCTAAATATACAAGAAAGTTTAATTTGTAGATATGTTAATGGTAGAACAATACCGAGTGAGAGGCAGGCTTTAGATATTGTAAATAAAATTAGAAATAAAGACTTCTTATATAATTTTTTCATAAGCAAAATTAAAATTTATGAAGATGATTATATAGATGTGTCTCAACTATTATTCTATCCTACTCTTCTAAAATTATTACTTGAAATGTATCTCATTAGAATAAATAAGCTGCAGGAAATAACAAAAGTTGTAGGAATAGCTTCCAATGGACTTCCATTTGCAACCATAGTCTCATCGATTTTAGAAAAACCTTTAATAATATCTAAAAAACATAAAGATTCTACACAAATACCCTATATAGAAGAAAATATACGAGAAAGTAATGGAATTATATCAAGTATTTATTTGAGAGAAGATTACATCTCTAAGAAAGATAGAATACTAATAGTAGATGATGTAGTTAGGAGTGGAAAAACTCTTTTTTCACTTTATAATCTTATTACTAAAGCTAATTCTATTGTGCTAGGCGCACTTATAATTGCTACTAATACAGAAGAATGGAGGAAAAAATTTATAGATAAAGATATTAATATAGTAGTGCTTTTTAAACTATGA
- a CDS encoding MBL fold metallo-hydrolase produces MARIVRNVYIIGGRLIDRTDTNAYLIYNESKDYYLLIDSTTGKNIDYLLDSLLEIMRGENKLKYVILTSCKIENSGGLNAIYEVFKPITIAHVPDSRMIRTGECENKRYLPTPISLEIKDYTYSLDDIIIILNKTVSKGSVLIRYKNIIFSGSNTKISPLPPNIKYICDINECRMGN; encoded by the coding sequence ATGGCAAGGATTGTAAGAAACGTATACATAATTGGAGGAAGGTTAATAGACAGAACAGATACAAATGCGTACTTAATTTACAATGAGTCTAAAGATTATTATTTGCTTATAGACTCAACTACCGGAAAAAATATAGATTATTTATTGGATAGTTTGCTAGAAATTATGAGAGGAGAAAATAAATTAAAGTATGTAATTCTCACAAGCTGTAAAATAGAAAACAGTGGAGGATTGAATGCGATTTATGAGGTATTTAAACCAATCACGATAGCTCATGTACCAGATTCCAGAATGATAAGAACTGGCGAATGTGAAAATAAAAGATATTTACCGACTCCTATATCGCTAGAAATTAAAGATTATACATATTCCTTAGATGATATAATCATTATTTTAAATAAAACAGTAAGTAAAGGAAGTGTTCTAATTAGATACAAAAATATTATATTTTCTGGAAGTAATACGAAAATCTCACCTCTTCCCCCAAACATAAAATATATTTGTGATATAAACGAGTGTAGAATGGGTAACTAA
- the tes gene encoding tetraether lipid synthase Tes has translation MAQTVETERRSRLLPAPSYFDNGVVKFGDKEIKIGGPLPSLTEDEKLVRVTHSLCPVCYRLLPATIFEKEGKLFIRKICPEHGEFEDLYYGDSSLYYKFDYWEYEGKGPKVPYVDLKSPCPYNCGLCPMHHQHSALVNLVITNRCDLSCWYCFFYAEKAGYVYEPTLEQIKFMVDQLKKQDITLVIQVTGGEPTLREDIIEIIKLLRDNGVKHIQLNTWGGTFAKMYLEDPDKAIRYARALREAGVNTIYMSFDGTNRKTNPKNHWEIPYTLEVFRRAGMTSVVLVPTVIKTVNDNDLGNIVKFAAYNMDVVRSVNFQPVSLTGMMKRNMRAKFRITIPEVIKNIEEQTNGEITKDSWYPIGTSVVFSRLVEALTGKEQFEMANHPSCGAGTYVYVEWKDHEPHFIPISKFIDLEGLLEYLKEKEEELREGANKIWVASKVLYSIRKFIDKEKGPKDFDVYKMLYNIIIHHNYEALGEWHYRTLFLGTMHFMDLYNYDVQRVMRCDIHYVVPDGRVIPFCTYNVLNDLYRDKVLKEYQIPLDRWTKEHGENSLGDAIKYKRVASVLEQSEIYKNTYKHFQIAQ, from the coding sequence TCAAACAGTAGAAACAGAAAGGCGCTCTAGACTTTTGCCTGCACCTTCATATTTTGATAATGGGGTTGTAAAATTTGGAGACAAAGAAATTAAAATCGGTGGACCTTTACCATCATTAACTGAAGATGAGAAATTAGTAAGAGTAACTCATTCTCTATGCCCAGTTTGTTATAGACTTTTACCAGCAACCATATTTGAAAAGGAAGGTAAATTGTTTATAAGAAAGATTTGCCCAGAACATGGAGAATTTGAGGACCTTTATTATGGTGATTCCAGCTTATATTATAAGTTCGACTATTGGGAATATGAGGGCAAAGGTCCTAAAGTACCATATGTTGATCTCAAATCACCTTGTCCATATAATTGTGGATTATGCCCTATGCATCATCAGCATTCAGCATTAGTTAATCTCGTCATTACAAATAGATGTGATCTATCTTGCTGGTATTGCTTCTTTTATGCTGAAAAGGCAGGTTATGTATACGAACCTACATTAGAGCAAATAAAATTCATGGTAGATCAGCTAAAAAAACAAGATATTACATTAGTGATTCAAGTAACTGGCGGAGAACCCACATTAAGAGAGGATATCATAGAGATTATTAAATTGCTTAGAGATAACGGAGTAAAGCATATACAGCTAAATACATGGGGCGGTACTTTTGCAAAAATGTATTTAGAAGACCCAGATAAGGCAATTAGATATGCTAGGGCTTTAAGAGAGGCAGGTGTTAATACAATTTATATGAGCTTTGATGGAACTAATAGGAAAACTAATCCTAAAAATCACTGGGAGATTCCTTATACATTAGAAGTATTTAGAAGGGCAGGAATGACAAGTGTAGTATTAGTTCCGACTGTAATTAAGACAGTTAATGATAATGATTTAGGCAATATCGTAAAATTTGCCGCATATAATATGGATGTAGTTAGGTCAGTTAATTTCCAACCAGTGAGTTTAACTGGTATGATGAAGAGAAATATGAGAGCTAAATTTAGGATTACGATTCCAGAGGTTATTAAAAATATAGAAGAGCAAACAAACGGCGAAATAACGAAAGATAGTTGGTATCCAATTGGTACTTCAGTAGTATTCTCAAGGCTAGTAGAAGCATTAACGGGCAAAGAGCAGTTTGAAATGGCCAATCATCCATCATGCGGAGCTGGAACATATGTTTACGTAGAATGGAAAGATCACGAGCCTCATTTCATTCCAATATCCAAATTTATCGATTTAGAAGGATTATTGGAATATTTGAAGGAGAAGGAAGAAGAATTAAGGGAGGGTGCTAATAAAATATGGGTAGCTAGTAAAGTATTGTATAGTATTAGAAAGTTCATAGACAAAGAAAAAGGACCTAAAGATTTCGACGTCTATAAGATGTTATACAATATAATAATTCATCACAATTATGAGGCTTTAGGGGAGTGGCACTATAGAACGTTGTTCCTAGGTACTATGCATTTCATGGATCTGTATAATTATGATGTTCAAAGAGTTATGAGATGTGATATTCATTATGTGGTACCAGATGGTAGAGTAATCCCATTCTGTACATATAATGTTTTAAATGACTTATATAGAGATAAAGTACTAAAAGAATATCAGATACCGTTAGATAGGTGGACTAAAGAGCATGGTGAGAATTCTCTAGGTGATGCTATAAAATATAAGAGAGTTGCCTCTGTTCTTGAACAATCTGAAATTTATAAGAATACTTATAAACATTTTCAAATAGCTCAGTAA